In one Salvelinus fontinalis isolate EN_2023a chromosome 16, ASM2944872v1, whole genome shotgun sequence genomic region, the following are encoded:
- the LOC129812924 gene encoding uncharacterized protein LOC129812924: MAMGRDWRDGGVLHFSTPSQGAHDGTGRHPQGGLLEAQMVLSQQAQRRRRAHQRRVREQRVHERTIYIDNVEAPSGKGIQRLHLLNRPTQRDIFWDEMTGESLDLKEILQPSPLPLEQGERQQSQPGPPQCLCRDEELINRDLAWGGLRSPHRKTNTLTDRVAGETDGGLTMRKTLPSMLDWKTEKQRDTIPKHLSSFGDSERASKRPLRGWQREGIRGLCHGERGIWEPDLE; this comes from the exons ATGGCCATG GGCAGAGACTGGAGAGATGGGGGTGTCCTCCACTTTTCTACCCCCAGCCAGGGTGCACACGATGGCACCGGCCGCCATCCGCAG ggAGGACTCCTGGAGGCACAGATGGTCCTCAGTCAACAGGCCCAGCGAAGAAGGAGAGCCCACCAGAGACGAGTCCGAGAGCAGCGGGTTCACGAGAGGACAATCTACATAGATAATG TTGAAGCACCTAGCGGCAAAGGGATACAGAGACTGCATCTGCTGAACAGACCAACCCAAAGGGACATATTTTGGGAtgagatgacaggagagagtcTTGATCTCAAGGAGATCCTCCAACCAAGCCCCCTTCCcctggagcagggagagagacagcagtcCCAGCCTGGACCACCACAGTGCCTGTGTAGGGATGAGGAGCTGATCAACAGAGACTTGGCATGGGGAGGCCTCAGGAGTCCTCACCGGAAAACAAATACTCTCACAGACAGAGTGGCAGGGGAGACAGATGGTGGACTGACCATGAGGAAAACCTTACCTTCGATGCTGGACTGGAAGacagagaaacaaagagataCAATTCCCAAACACTTGAGCTCTTTCGGGGATAGCGAGAGGGCTAGTAAGAGGCCTCTGAGAGGCTGGCAGAGAGAGGGCATTAGAGGTCTAtgtcatggagagagagggatttggGAACCTGACCTGGAGTAG
- the ap5m1 gene encoding AP-5 complex subunit mu-1, with the protein MLCPPLLDYIKIYHRRNVLFICMHKLSITSIFFQAKMSVRALWIISYERGESVAVRFSRRYPTVEQRAKCMAGSLYVSVPEDGTVLQLLLTELGLSDSDKPYMALRDDCLHQQRSPALELHVEGPSGGVLWPVLVFSQGPLILACLAMVDAPADPRPPLASLFSVSQGLTLLAGLQAFLCGSGSKPDREGLTSRLAMMPSILLQICPLGTPLDIPQPGASSASAMPTPAGTQKQPAWKTGVHRGRAVVNVALTEMVRSMQYGNRNRQDLWDVYGTVTCKCEVEGVLPNVTVTLTLPPNGSPLMDVLVHPCVSSLDASVLTAMSVEDCDSSAFSGPYKFPFSPPLEPFRLCSYTSQVPVPPILGIYQLKDDDNQLRITVSLKLHESVRNSFEYCEAHLPFFNRDQMGSVDVKVSSGQLEVSKEKNLLVWVLGQKFPKSREVSLEGSVSFSGELPGPTDPLCTDLTAYIKLYFRVPDVTLSGCCVDQHSVQVYSSAKPRIVTSRELLSSEYFIWNSTGTAPVSSGHMML; encoded by the exons ATGTTATGTCCCCCTTTGTTGGACTACATTAAGATCTATCACCGAAGAAACGTGCTTTTCATATGTATGCATAAACTGTCAATCACAAGCATTTTTTTTCAGGCCAAAATGAGTGTGAGGGCATTGTGGATTATATCTTACGAGAGGGGAGAATCTGTAGCAGTGCGCTTTTCCAG GCGATACCCAACAGTGGAGCAGCGTGCTAAGTGTATGGCCGGCTCATTGTATGTGTCTGTCCCAGAGGATGGCACTGTGCTCCAGCTCCTACTCACTGAGCTGGGCCTATCTGACTCTGACAAACCCTACATGGCTCTACGAGATGACTGTCTCCACCAGCAGCGCTCACCAGCCTTGGAGCTCCATGTAGAAGGCCCCAGTGGAGGGGTCCTTTGGCCAGTGTTGGTCTTCTCCCAGGGGCCTCTGATCCTGGCCTGTCTGGCCATGGTGGATGCCCCCGCTGATCCCCGGCCTCCTCTGGCCAGCTTGTTCTCTGTCTCCCAGGGCCTCACACTGTTGGCGGGCCTGCAGGCTTTCCTCTGTGGGTCTGGGAGTAAGCCTGACAGAGAGGGGCTGACCTCTCGCCTGGCCATGATGCCCTCTATCCTCCTGCAGATCTGCCCCCTCGGGACACCACTGGACATCCCTCAGCCAGGGGCCTCATCGGCATCAGCAATGCCCACTCCTGCAGGGACCCAGAAACAGCCAGCCTGGAAAACAGGGGTGCACCGTGGTCGGGCTGTGGTGAATGTAGCTCTAACGGAGATGGTGCGCTCCATGCAGTATGGAAACCGAAACAGGCAGGACCTCTGGGATGTCTATGGCACAGTGACTTGCAAG TGTGAAGTGGAAGGGGTCCTTCCCAATGTGACGGTCACTCTCACCCTGCCACCCAATGGCTCACCACTGATGGATGTCCTGGTCCACCCTTGTGTGTCTTCACTGGATGCCAGTGTTCTGACTGCCATGAGTGTTGAGGACTGTGACAGCTCTGCCTTCTCTGGCCCCTACAAgttccccttctcccctcctcttgaGCCTTTCAGGCTCTGCAGCTACACATCTCAG GTCCCCGTGCCTCCCATCCTAGGCATCTATCAGCTAAAGGATGATGATAACCAGTTGCGTATTACTGTGAGTCTCAAACTTCACGAGAGTGTGAGGAACAGCTTTGAATACTGTGAGGCACATCTGCCGTTCTTTAACAG GGACCAGATGGGTAGTGTGGATGTGAAAGTGAGCTCAGGACAGCTGGAGGTGTCCAAGGAGAAGAACCTGCTGGTCTGGGTCCTCG GCCAGAAGTTCCCCAAGTCCCGCGAGGTGTCACTAGAGGGCAGTGTGAGTTTTTCAGGGGAGCTCCCAGGACCTACAGATCCTCTCTGCACTGACCTTACAGCCTACATCAAA TTGTACTTCCGAGTGCCAGACGTGACTCTGTCTGGATGCTGTGTGGACCAGCATTCAGTGCAGGTCTATTCCTCTGCAAAACCTCGTATAGTCACAT cCCGGGAGTTGTTATCCTCAGAATACTTTATCTGGAACTCAACTGGAACTGCACCAGTGTCCTCTGGACACATGATGCTGTAG
- the LOC129812923 gene encoding N-alpha-acetyltransferase 30-like isoform X2, whose translation MVDKDCVGAIVCKLDMHKKIHRGYIAMLAVDSRHRRKGIGTYLVKKAIYAMMDEDCDEVVLETEITNQSAQKLYENLGFVRDKRLFQYYLNGVDALRLKLWLR comes from the exons ATGGTGGATAAGGATTGTGTTGGTGCCATTGTGTGCAAACTGGATATGCACAAGAAGATTCACCGTGGTTACATTGCCATGTTGGCTGTGGACTCCAGACACAGGAGGAAAGGAATTG GTACATATCTAGTCAAAAAGGCTATCTATGCTATGATGGATGAGGACTGTGATGAG GTGGTGCTGGAGACTGAGATCACCAACCAATCAGCCCAGAAACTGTATGAGAACCTGGGCTTTGTAAGGGACAAGCGGCTCTTCCAATACTATTTAAATGGAGTGGATGCTCTACGGCTCAAACTGTGGCTCCGGTAG
- the LOC129812923 gene encoding N-alpha-acetyltransferase 30-like isoform X1 produces the protein MPTMGMAEIDSSSFDGVLTCSKEVVVMEGDREDFVTLCAEEDLVASALAATITSQVIVEELRRLGLCSNIEGDVEYVPYESELQMSDIKRLITKDLSEPYSIYTYRYFIHNWPQLCFLAMVDKDCVGAIVCKLDMHKKIHRGYIAMLAVDSRHRRKGIGTYLVKKAIYAMMDEDCDEVVLETEITNQSAQKLYENLGFVRDKRLFQYYLNGVDALRLKLWLR, from the exons ATGCCAACCATGGGAATGGCTGAAATAGATTCCAGCAGTTTCGACGGGGTGCTAACATGCAGCAAAGaagtggtggtgatggagggagacagggaagacTTCGTGACGCTGTGCGCTGAAGAAGATTTGGTGGCATCCGCGCTTGCTGCCACCATCACCTCTCAAGTTATTGTGGAAGAACTGAGAAGGCTTGGGTTATGTTCAAACATAGAGGGAGACGTGGAATACGTACCATACGAGTCTGAACTGCAAATGTCAGACATCAAAAGGCTTATTACCAAGGACTTGTCAGAGCCTTATTCGATTTATACATATAGGTATTTCATTCATAACTGGCCTCAACTCTGCTTCCTG GCGATGGTGGATAAGGATTGTGTTGGTGCCATTGTGTGCAAACTGGATATGCACAAGAAGATTCACCGTGGTTACATTGCCATGTTGGCTGTGGACTCCAGACACAGGAGGAAAGGAATTG GTACATATCTAGTCAAAAAGGCTATCTATGCTATGATGGATGAGGACTGTGATGAG GTGGTGCTGGAGACTGAGATCACCAACCAATCAGCCCAGAAACTGTATGAGAACCTGGGCTTTGTAAGGGACAAGCGGCTCTTCCAATACTATTTAAATGGAGTGGATGCTCTACGGCTCAAACTGTGGCTCCGGTAG